In Ictalurus furcatus strain D&B chromosome 20, Billie_1.0, whole genome shotgun sequence, the DNA window AATATAGTCCTCCCCAACTCGAATCCGCCAGAAGAAAGCAGCCGAAATTCATCAATCTTCTAACCAAGAAAGAGCTAAAGTATTCCTTCTGTTGTAGTCCGTGATAAATTCACTGCAGCAGCTATATATAACAGTAAGAAGCTAATTATGAAAATGAGTTGACATGAGACATACATATAGGTGACAAATGAAAAGAGAACTGATGCTTGCAGATGCTTGCATCTAAAATCTCTGTCTGAATGTTCAGGGTGTAATTGTTGTGCTTCATGTGTCTTTCATATGGACGggctccattttattcccacaaTTACATGACTATTCGAATTCATCCATGAGCAGATGCCAGTATTGTCTTTACAGGAATAGTATTGTGATTATACCCCCACACACAGTGACCACATGCTTTTAGTTCTGCATGCTTGAGGCcagaggtctctctctctctctctctctctgtctgtctgacttaTTCACTGATTTCGATGGAAGTGTTAGCGTGTGTGGAAAATGCTGAGCAGGTATGTTGTCTGCGCTGATGTTGCAAGTGCATGACATCACTAGAAACCATGAGATACGCAATTCTTGGTGAGGTATTTCCTCTTTTGTCGACTCGTGGACTAGACAGTTGTCAGATTGCGGCACCAAATGTAATATAGAACAGTGAAAATAACCATGTTTTGCGACAGACCAAATATTAATAATGGCTTTtaatttttaccctttgaattATGAACTCTCTAATAGATTAAGATTATTTAAGTAACCTCctttaaatacagtatatatgcttTGCTTTCTTGCAGTTTCACTCTCTGGCCCCGATGTACTACAGAGGGTCTGCTGCTGCCGTCATTGTGTATGACATTACCAAACTGGTAAGTTCCTCTGCACAGTTTTACACTGTTTAGCCTTAATTTAAGGGAAagtaagtatttggacacatATCTAGAACTAAAAAGAAGCACAGAGATGCGCATCTTAAACATTTAGACAAATCAAAATTCTTTGGAACAATATACTCTGGTCAGACGAAACAAAACTAGAACTCTTTGGCAATAATTTAGCTCGTCATGTTGACGAAAGAAGAGTTGCACATATGATCCCAAGAATATCACGCCCACAGTGATGTACGGaggtgggagcatcatgatCTGGGGATGTTTCTCTGCAAACGTTATTGGGGCATTATAAGGCGTTGAAGGAAACAGGAATGGAGTGATGTACCGGGATATATTAGAGGAGAATTTGATCTCATCGGTGAAGAAACCGAATGTGGGGAGAAGATGTTTCAATAAGACAAAGACCCCCAAACATGCGGGCAAAATATTTCAAGAAGGCCATGCATGTCCTAGTCAAGCTCCTGAGTCTATAAGAGCGATCTTCATAATCTTGGGGAATTGAAGACTATCTGGCAAGAGGAATGGGCCACAATTTAATCACAATGCAGCAAAAACCTAATTAGTTCTTGCCATAGATGTCTTGAAGTTATTGCCAACATTAGTACTAATGCAACGGTAATAATGTTGGTCATTTGAGGTGTACTTTTCCCCCGTccatttagtttaaaaaaaaaaacaaaaaaccttgtttatgcttatgaatagAGCTCGACCGATAAtcttaagcatttttccataatcagATATCGATTTTGTACGATCGGATCCACTGATGAATGAGAATTTGAGAATTGCGCTTTATTTAACACAGCCATAATTCACAAATGAGATGTGTTACATAAATGCTTGATATGCTGTTTAGAGACAAACTCATGGAGTCGCTTAATCTGTTTACCTcatcaaagcttttttttttttaaagacactttagtaacagtgaactttatttttaatttttttgcactctttcagacccctctattttttggtgtataaataagagggttgttttttttttcgtatgCAAGGAGAAAGGGAAATTGACAACATTGTTATAAATTAAATGGTTCattcagttcagtggtgttgttatcattgtgtcaaaaacataagtaaaactataaataaatatcagttttGCATATCTGTTATCGGGcacataaatatgcaaataatctGTATTGGTATCAGTTATAAAAATCTATATCGGTCGAtcgttttaaataataaaaacaaaagtgacataatacttatttcccctcactgtatctaCTCGGTTTATGTATAGAAGGACAATTCACATGGTCACAGAATACATTCCATAGAGGCACAAGATGGATTTGCACATACATTACTGTGGCTTTGAAGAGTTGGTCAAGTTTCTTCTTCTCTGCAGGACTCCTTCCAGACCTTGAAAAAGTGGGTGAAGGAGCTAAAGGAACATGGCCCAGAGGATATTGTGGTGGCAATTGCAGGAAATAAGAACGACTTGGGTGATATACGGTGAGCATCTAGCAGTCTGAGTTTTCCTGGCTGTCCCTCTGCAGTTTAGAATGAGTTTAGATATTAAAAAGTTTTGGGTAGGGCTTTGACATTTTGCCtagagtttacactttgtggtATCAGTCAGTCATCAGACCCACTGGTGGAACTGTAAAAAATAGGGATATGTATGGATCAAACGATGGAGAACTACCAATCTAACCAAGGTGAATATTAAAATCTAGGACTGTAGAAACAACCCATATGAACCATTTAGGTGGCTAGCTATCCAGCCTAGAATTTTTAATAGCCTAATTAATGTAACATAGCATTATTGAATAATAAGACAATCTCCCAGTATTATGTGTTTAAATATACTGCTTTATTAACCCTGGACTTTACTGGTtagatctgttttgttttgttttattttattaaagatcaTGAATATGGACTGACTTTCCCTGTCCGTTTTTATTAGACTTGTATTCCCTGTCAAATTGAGGACAGCACAGTTTGACAGCTTTGGAGTTGTTTTGTGCGACGCTGACCCGATTGCTTCGCAATCTTTGCAGGGAAGTTCCCACAAAAGACGCCAAGGAGTTTGCAGAGTCGATCGCAGCCATATTCATCGAAACCAGTGCTAGAAATGCTGTCAATGTTGAGGAACTCTTTCAAAGTATTAGTAAGTGTTGCTTGATTTGATCCCGATAAGCCTGGAGTCATCACCTAAGCTTAGAAAGGTACTGAGTTGATATCATATATCCGCTTCCTAAAGGTGTTTGTGTAATGGACAGTTAAGTTCAGTAACTGATAGCAGAGTGCATGCTGCTATAGTAGGGATGAAATATTGTGCTGATATTATAACTGTAAAGATTTGTTGTGATTTTAATATCTCCGTTAATTGGTTCACTATGAAGACATGAACACAGTTATAATATCACTACCAGCCTCATTAACCTTTATggatattcaaatattaaaattaggAACAAGGCACATCTCTACCATGTAATCATTTGTCATGTATAGACTGGACACAAATTTGGACACAATGTCTTTATGTTAGGTTTCTAAGACAAATTTAGATTTCTAAGACAAATGTAAATTCGGAATTTCACGCCTATATATGTATccctttattattttaattaaaatgtattttaataagtAGTCCTTTTTTAATTATATCCCCAAACAAGTAGTTTTTATTTAGAACTTTATTTAGAACATTAATGAGCTTCTTTTAAGCAAAGCTTCCTGGTTGAGAAGAGGCCAAGAGTGTGCAAAGCTTCATCAGGAATACTGTTTTCTTCGTCACTGTATAAATCCATGTGTGTTGTTTCATAGTGTTcatgttttaatgaatattttaaaatagtaaaagtaaagaaaaccCCTCTGAGATCAGGTGTGTTCTAACTGTTGGTAGTGTATACTTACCAGCATGCGAACAGAGGAGATGCAGGAATGCAGCGTGCGGTAATCAATATCCAAATGTTTGCTCTGCAGGTCGGCAGATCCCCCCGCTGGAGAACACAGACGTGGATAGCAACGAGTCGTTCAAGATCACGCGCCAGCCGCTTCCATCAGCTAGACGCTGCTGTTAGAGGAGTGAGAAATTTGGCTTGCTCTCTTCCTTATAGATGGATATTTAATTTAGCTTTATAACCATCATAACCTGTAACCTAAAGTTAGCCTGACTTTACTGCTGAAGTGAAAAGAGTTTAGATTCAGCAGTTTTAAGCATACAGTAGCTTAACGAATTTACAAAAAGACACAAGGCAGATTGAAGAATATTTCCAGTGTTCAGTGTGGAGCAGAGTTAGCTGGCTAACTCTGTAAGATTCATTTCATAAGGAGCAGAGCCATAGATCTTAAAGCATTGGTGCCAGACTCCATTGCTGTAACTTCACAGTCCTGAACAACTTagaactcaaaaaaaaaaaaagaagacaaaaccCTGAAGTCTGATTGTGCTGTCCGTCTCTGTTTAATGCTGGTCCAGTATCAGCTGGCTGTGTCCAGATGTTCTTATTAATAACGAcacgaaagacaaacaaaccccaaaagcATGAGTCCTACtcttaggattttttttaacacttatcAGAAAGCAGAATGGTTTTAAAAACTGCTCAGAGTGTTTACATTAGCCTTTTATAATCAGGTACTTTACCAGCTCTCTCAACTGACAGCTATAATATCCACAATATGTAGAATATAATCACAGTGTCGCTTGTAAATTTAAAGGCAGATTCACACAGATTTGTCAGTTTACCAAGTCCAAGTCAGAGCAAAATTGATCTATTTGCTGTTTGATTTAGTTTGGGTTCACAGTGCtcaaaattaaacataaatgtGAAAAGATGAGGGGTTTATAGGCTTGGGAGTGTACGTGCAAAACTCTTTCGTTCATTCATCGGTCAAAAATATTGCGACGAAAAAAGTAACAAGCAAATGCAAAGCACACATAGAAATCACATAAATCACCTGAGTACGGAGAACGCATAGCCGAGGCTAGataaatgatttgtttaaatgacgaaacagtttgtttattgtattttatatacggTTCAAATATCCAGAATACATGGCATGCCTGCAAGGCTACAGCTCTGTCTTTTGGTTCAGTATGCACCTCGTAGCTCTGTTTAGCAGCTCGcatctacaaaataaaaaaaggccaCCTGAAACCCAAAATACACAGCATATTTAATTTACCTCCTGTATTTGGGTTGATTCGCTTTCTCACTGCAATCATATAGCGATAGAATTCAATTAGAAGAGGACCGAGACCGCCTCAAAATGCACGTGTTGGACCGGCTGTTTCTGGGCCGCACCCAAGCACGATTGCCGTGTTCTCACCTGCGTAAACGAATCACACTGCGGGAGAAAACACACCTGGATTCCATTCAAACGGAATAAATAAACACGGCCCGAGTGAAAGCACACTAAGAGGTCCTATTTCAATCGAAACCAAGTTAATGAGGTAAATATGAACCAGATGGGATGCAGCCAGTGCTCAGTGCTCAGTCACAGGTAGATGGTTAAGGATATAATAGCCTGTTAGGAGTCAATACATCTTAATAAGCTTAAGAAACGCTACACATGTTAAATATGAGATTTACAGTTTTAGTATTCCTAAAGTATTTAGTATTCCTATTCGGTGCACTAATGAAATTTTTACCAGGAGACATATTCCAAGTAGAATGATGATCATTCCTGTTTTATAATCTCTCATCATTCATCATCGTCCTCGGctgtttaaatgtcatgtaGCGTTCGAGCACGTGGCCGAAAACGTCAGCAGTATACATGTAGgatttgtaatatttgtaagAAGCGAGTGCGTTCTTCAGGTGTGAAGTCAATAGCTGAAAACCTATTGTGCAATTCTGCACCAATGTATGGGTCTTTTATAAATGCTGCCAATAATTTGTACAGGATGCTCAATTATACAAAATACTTGTAATTATTACTAATCCATGAAGTGTCTTAAAAGTGCGGTACTGTAAGAGATGAAGCCGCTAACACTTACAGTAGTTAGCATTGTGCTTTGAATGTGCATGCAGTCTTCAGGTGCCTTAAGTATTCACAGATGTAGTTGGAAAAGTCAATACAGTGTTTAACATGTAGGTGTTAGCAGTCAGGCATTGATGTATTTATCAAGTACGCTTGAAATTGAAACTGTTAAATTAAGCATTGTCCATTTCTAGATTGTTCACGCTAAAATTTtgtatgttttacattttacttgtTACATATTAATTAGTCTTACGGTCGAGTGCAGATGTTTGCAACCTCAAGGTTTTTGCATAGGGGAAATGTAAGTGTATATTAAAcccatgtaaaaaataaatcagattgttgccacctcacagctccagggtctatGTTCAGTCCTGGACTCTGGCTGGTTACTGTCTGTTCTGGCCCATATCCAGCTTCTCTGGTTTACTTCAACTCCCAAAGCacgccagtaggtggattggagACCGCTAAATTGCTgttaggtgtgaatgtgtgtattattGCTGATGGACTTGTATCCCCACCTCATATTCAGTgtccccaggataggctccagttccCCAGTGACCCTGGTCACTGATTAAAATTGTGTATCTTGTAAACAAGACAACAATCTTAAACATAAAGCAGAAAAAGTttcaaaattataaaaaaaaatgtcaacattttgCCTAGATCCAAGTTTGATAATTGGCAGAGTTCATACATAATATTCTGCCTTCATTTTGTCCTACGTGGGTGTAAACGTTTGCACATGACTATAAAtacgttttgtgttttgttttttccgcTAATCCGAATCAGAAGCACTTTGCCAGGTTAAAGACTGTGATTAGTGAACagccactagggggcagtgtgAGTTTTAAtcttaaaacagaaatacataatgccgggtctctctctctttctgtgtcagAGGATGGGAGGTCTGTTCCCCTCTGATAATGTCCTCAACGCCTTTATTGTGTCActggtttgtgtttgttgtcTTTTATCCGGATTATTAACGAAGTATGTTGGAAGTATTTTCAGCATGCAAAGAGGACACCTAATGAGATCAGAGTCTGAGTGCAAATTGAAGTCAGTTGAAACAGCAGGTTAATTAAGAGTGTGGAAATGAAATCCTAAATAGTTATAGCATTAAGGACGGGCTGTAAAAACactgactttttatttaaccctgagaaaaacacaaaccatTTAACACATAAAtcttaatgctgtgtgtgttattttatatcAGTCTTGTCCGTATCTTATCTGCTACAACACAATGACCAAAGCATAGATGTTTTTGCTTTATGTATGCCGATGCATTAATTACCAATTCTGCCTATACTAGCGATAAGCAACAATGCccttattatttacataaattattTACATCTGAATGCTGATCAGAGTAACATATTGTAATAAGCAGTTTGTTAATAAATATGCACAGTAACGTTATCttgcatttttgtatttaattttatagagaacattaaacattataatGGAAATTCTGTGATGTGTTATTCACCTCCAATTCCAGGCGATATGATATTGGTGGAATTAATGGTCAGCAATTTTGTTCAAAGTTACCAAAAGCTGCTTTTAGATTTTAAACAAATGCAGCCTTGTTGCAGTGTTTCCTCCAAAGCCACGTtactaaaacaaatacaaacgcGCTGCCTTTGCAAGATGAAGTTCCTGAATTGACTGGGGGGTACAGTAAAGATACCTCCTTGTCTTGATTGGTTGGAGGTCGGTAGTACAGTTTGGTCAGGCCCGGCTTCTGTTAACGGGCCCGGGGTGTTGAAGAGAACAGAAATGTTCTTCTAAAACAGGTATTTTGCTAAATGAAAGACCTTCCATAAAACGTTCAAACATTTTCCAATGCGTTCACACACAAGACAGCTCAACCAGTCCACATGTGAATCTTGAATGGCTGACAGTTGCGCAGGTGTTTGGATCTCTCCTAAATGACCCCACACTGCCTGGAAGCCCCGTCCTCGTCCTCCAGCTCACTTTAGTAATGTTTTGTCTGGTGCTGCTGTTTTTGCCATCTCTTCCTGCAaaggtaaatggagaatgttttgaattcattaatgtgaaagaAATGGTGTTCGTCTTCTTTGAATTATTCCATTGTAATATTCATTATTAACGTGAACATAACATTACGTTAATAAACCGAAATTTTGGCCACCGAAAATGGTCAAAAATGGTTGCTCCTGAAAGAGAAACCAAAGCTGACAATTCTACCTGAAATAGAACAGACCTATGTCAAGTtatcaataaataattttaatgggAATGATAATTAGAAAGCGATTAAAACTAGaaatgcaccgatgtatcggccaataaaggctatttttcacgctattgggcgatagtttaaaaacaaaatgatcagggccgattatatcctgtcaatcaaaatcgcgcaggaaaacacatcgattgcGTATAAACTCTGGCATCTGTTTCTCTCATACAACGGTATCACTGGCTTGTTTTAGACCACATAGCTTTTTCTTTAGGTTTTACATCTGTGATGCTCAGAGAAAGTGATGAGTAAAATCTGTTCATAAATGTTCACTCGGGTCCCCTAAATCCAGTCCAGGACCAAATCAAGTGTGTGAAGCCGTGTGGAGGAATTTATCTGAGCCTCAAGGAGTACTAAGTATCATCCTGACAGAGTCATTGAAGAACATCAGAGGGTGATCGTGTTGAGGAGTGGTCTGGAGTGGGAGATACTGTCCCTGTAGTAATAAGCGTTTTGTTGGGTGTAGATTACTCATGTGTGTGAGTTAACACTCTCACTGACCTCCTGGCTTCTCTCTTGTCTCATGCTTGGCTCTGTAATACCCGAGGTACTTCGAGTTCATTTTAAGAGTGTTTGTttgagaatatgtgtgtgacAGGTCGGCGAGGGGGAGTATTATGGCGTTTCTTCACTTCCTCTGAGCTGCCCGTCACTCGTCTGGACTACTTAATGCAAGAAGGGCGGAACTGTACAAAtgcaaagggggaaaaaagaaccGATTACCAAATGTCAGGAAAATGAGTAGCACATCACCATGGGAACATTCACATGAAGATGGTGCAAGAATCAGGTTCCTTCACTTCAACCACAGAGTTTCTGAAGCTGCTTGATGGAGATTCAGTACGTTGGTATTATACCCTCTGCTTTCTGATGACATTAAAGGCGCAATAagtaacatttttgtgtttgatGTAAGTCTGGATCAACTACAAGTCGCACGTCGTTGTCTTGCGGAAAAAACAAGCAGTGTCTGGGGAGCCTTCCGTGCATgcacactgtaaccataacGCTGTTATTGCTTTTGCCTTCTGACTGTACCAGATGATTAACTACATACCTGCAAACTAGTCTCTTTTCGGCGAAATTCGCCGTTTTGAATCAAAATATGTCATTTACGTGAATCGTGTAGATCCAAagaggtttttttgggggggggggggtgaaactGGAAGCACAACAAGGGCCCGTTCTTTTATTCGTTATATTAAATGTAGATGCGCTCATGCCGCGCGAGATGGGAAATCCCAATTTTTCAGAATTCTGCAAGTGCACCACAGGTCATGTGACAAGAACCAACCAATCAGCTTCACCCTTTCTCTTTGTCCACTCTGAAATAGGCTTTGAATCTCACGGAGCAGTTGGATTAGTTGGAGAAATTCTCCGTGTTGTCTACGTGATTGAAGGGTAGGGTGCGCCCAAACAAgacgtttttttctctcttctccatAAATAAACCTAGTAGCAGAGCTTCTGTAAGGGATTTGCGGTGCTGTAAATCCATCCTGTGCTAAAACTTCCTCGTCGCTTAGCAACGGCAGACACCACAGGAGCCCAAGCGTTTACCACGCGTTTTTCGGCGCTAAATTTGAATGGCCCCTAAACCTCATGAATCAGAAATCCGCTAATTTCCCATACACTGGAGTGAGACCACAGACGTCTCTCGAGCTGTCGCGACCTTTTTCCCCAATACTACATCTTTGGTGCGGCGCCTCGTGATACGTTTTTTCCTTAACGTTACCCCATCAAACTTTTCCCAACCTGTTAGTATGCTTGTTAGCACGTAAGCTAACGTCAGTCAGTTCAGAATGAATCGGAATACTTTCGCTGAGTTTAAGACTCCCACTGCATCCGTATTTCTGTCTGATTTTAACGTCTGTCGTTATCGAAAGTGACTAGGGGAATAAAAACGAACATGCAATGAAAAAGACCTGCTGCGTTTTAATGAGTGATCGTGTTGACCATGGTTACGTGTTAAaataaatggcgcacttatatagcgcttttatccaaagcgctttacactgtgtctcattcacccattcacacacaccagtggtagcagagctgccatccaaggcactaacttgccatctggagcaacttggggttcagcgtcttgcccaaggacacttcggtatgtggagtcacgtgggccgggaatcgaaccgccaaccctacgatttgtggacaacccgctctaccacctgagtcacaatCGCCCCACAGCCGCCGTGTTAACATGATCAGTGTTTGCTAATGTATTCAATTTAGAGACGTAAAAtttattaaacctttttttcttcagttttatgCTTCAGATTTGCGAAACAACAGTTGGGTTTCTAATATTTGTGTTTGAGCTTCACCTTGGTCATAtacactgatatatatatatatatatatataccgcttatccttcagggtcacggggaacctggagcctatcccagggagcatggggcacaaggcggggtacaccctgtatGGGGAGTCAATCCATCGTagcgcacactcacacacacattcacacacccatttatacactatggacactttggaaatgccaatcagcctaccttgcatgtctttggacttgaggaggaaacccccacagcacggggagaacatgcacacacacacacacacacacacatatatatatattgaaccatttggagtgcatgcatggttttggtctcttttgaaaagttttggtctcttttgaaagttttttccccagaagtcAGAAGTAATAGAACTTTGAACAGAATGaaacaaaagctttttttgtgcctgattttttttttttttttttttgcatgcagaTGATTACAGCTGAGAGCTGTTAGCTGGAACACAATTGGAACACAATTGGACAACAGCAGGAAGCATTTCCTAGTCCAAGTTCAAATTTGATAACAATTGTGCCATTGTTTACAGAACTTTACGCAGGGACTTTTAAGTTGAAGTGTTGAAACACACCCGTGAAGCAAGATATCATTCTTATCAGCCATTCACTGGCTACACTATAGACAAGTCGTCTCCACAGCTGGCAGCATTTAGCTTGTGCTATTAAGGTAGGAAAGAGGGAAGGAGCTTCTCTTCAGCACAGACTCTCACTGGATTTGATGCCTATAGACAGGACATGGACACTCCTATTGGTTCAAATGAGGGGTCATTCCGGGGGTCCATTTTGAGATCTAGCGATTAGGTGTGTTCACTTCCTTATCTGATGCGATAAGGAGAAAAGGTGATCTTCTGAGTTAATTTGGAATGACGCAGCAGCAGTTCATGCGGATTTACtgatataaaatgtgttttggacAAAATATTTTTACGTAATTGGATTGTTTAGATCtttgccactgtaacaagactgtttttgttgggatgttatggatcagtggtCTGCATTGAGGCTTCAAGGGTGAAACTTGCCTCCGtttggtattttttgtttgtatgttaattgtagctgctgttgtgattgtatctttaaacggtttatatcaatctAATCACACGATTCTTAGCTTCCCAACCTTATATTCTGTATAACGTTCCCCTAATAACATTGCAAAAAAGTGTGTTAAAATTAACCCTAACCCGAGGCTAGAGCAGTCTGTTTCCTATACAGTGTGCATCTGCCATTTT includes these proteins:
- the rab31 gene encoding ras-related protein Rab-31; the encoded protein is MAIRELKVCLLGDTGVGKSSIVCRFVQDHFDHNISPTIGASFLTKTVSCGNELHKFLIWDTAGQERFHSLAPMYYRGSAAAVIVYDITKLDSFQTLKKWVKELKEHGPEDIVVAIAGNKNDLGDIREVPTKDAKEFAESIAAIFIETSARNAVNVEELFQSISRQIPPLENTDVDSNESFKITRQPLPSARRCC